The following are encoded in a window of Rosa chinensis cultivar Old Blush chromosome 4, RchiOBHm-V2, whole genome shotgun sequence genomic DNA:
- the LOC112199438 gene encoding F-box/FBD/LRR-repeat protein At1g13570 — MCQKAGKTANSASKKKRDELDKISNLPSGVTQQILSFLPIREAVRTSILSSNWRHKWAMVRHLVFDDQCVSDMMKGGTKRTKTFENIVDHVLLLHSGSIDTFKLSSRIYLIESSYLTHLELYNCLLKPPVMFKGFPRLKSLEIQKVTVAQDVLEKVIICCPLLERMTLCDLRNITHLNIDAPNLQFLNVGGGFQSFKLKNTPNLVGMKVTGFRGLKAEVDFLRVQLLSSPLQELEISFGQEKNMMRLDDNRNCTSTQLRVLKITGFVVVPKMK; from the exons ATGTGTCAGAAAGCTGGAAAAACAGCCAATTCTGCTTCGAAAAAGAAGAGGGATGAGTTGGACAAAATAAGCAACTTACCTAGTGGTGTTACACAACAAATCTTGTCATTTTTGCCCATCAGGGAGGCAGTGAGGACAAGTATTTTATCAAGCAACTGGAGGCACAAATGGGCTATGGTTCGGCATCTTGTGTTCGATGATCAGTGTGTTTCGGATATGATGAAAGGTGGTACAAAGAGGACGAAAACATTTGAGAATATTGTTGATCATGTTCTCTTACTTCATTCCGGTTCCATAGACACTTTCAAGCTTTCCAGTCGAATTTATCTTATTGAAAGCAGTT ATTTGACTCACTTAGAGCTATACAATTGTTTGCTAAAACCCCCTGTGATGTTCAAAGGCTTCCCAAGATTGAAGAGCCTCGAAATTCAGAAAGTTACTGTGGCGCAAGATGTGTTGGAAAAGGTGATCATTTGCTGTCCTCTACTTGAGAGAATGACTCTATGTGACTTAAGGAATATCACCCATCTCAACATTGATGCACCAAATCTTCAATTCCTTAATGTTGGAGGTGGTTTTCAGAGTTTTAAACTTAAGAATACCCCAAATCTTGTTGGTATGAAAGTAACAGGCTTCCGTGGTTTGAAGGCTGAAGTAGACTTCCTCAGAGTTCAGCTATTAAGCTCCCCTCTTCAAGAACTAGAAATTTCA TTTGGACAGGAGAAGAACATGATGAGGTTAGATGACAACCGGAACTGCACATCCACCCAACTGCGAGTTTTGAAAATAACTGGCTTTGTGGTAGTgccaaaaatgaaataa